The genomic stretch GGTTTCAATGTATCAAAAGATTCAAACTCCACGGCCATCAAGAGGCCTTTGTTTCTGATGCCTTTTATAGCTGGATGCACCAATAGCGTCTTGAACAATTCAGCTTTCTCTTCTACTTGTTCAATAAGTTTTTCCTCTTGCAGTATTTGAATGGTTGCCAATGATGCCGCTGAGCTGACCGGATGCCCACCAAAGGTAGTAATATGGCCAAGTATAGGGTTGTTTTTGAATACCCCCATTACGTCTTTGTTGGCAATGAACGCTCCTATAGGCATGCCTCCGCCCATTCCTTTGGCACAAACCAAAATATCAGGAACTATCCCAAAGTGCTCGAAAGCCCAGAATTTACCTGTCCTGCCAAAGCCGCATTGGACTTCATCCAGGATAAGCAAAGTGCCTGTTTCATCACAACGCTTTCTTAAAGCAACAAAGTAATCTCTGTTTGCCACCCGGATTCCTGCCTCACCCTGAACAGTTTCAATCAGCACTGCCGCTGTTTCGTGATCTATTGTTTCAAGATCTGAAATCTCCCCATAATTAATATGGCTAATCCCCGGTAGTAAAGGTCTATAAGCTTGCTTGAAAATCTCATTTCCGCCCACACTAAGCGATCCATGCGAACTTCCATGGTAGGCATTGACACAGGAAATAAGCTTGGGCTTGCCAGTAAACCGTTTTGCCAATTTTAATGCTCCTTCGATCGCTTCGCTTCCACTATTAACCAGATACACATTATCCAGTTTTTCAGGTAAGGTGTCTGTCAGGGCTTTGGCTAAGAGAGATTGAGGACTTTGCACAAATTCTCCGTACACCATCAGATGCAGGTATTTATCCAGTTGTTCTTGGATTGCTTCAATAACAAGCGGGTGTCTATGTCCCACATTGCTGACTCCTATGCCGGAAATCAGATCTATGTATTTCTCCCCATTCGGCCCAAAAAGATAAATTCCTTCCGCTTTTTCCACTTCGATCATCAAAGGGAAATCTGTAGTCTGGGCTAAGTGTTGTAGGAATAGTTGGCGATTATTCATGCTAAGCTAGTGGTTCAAAAGCTGGAAAATCTGAAGAAAATTCCCAGTGGCAATTTTTTGTTTTGGTTATCCTGCAGGTAAAGTTCCCCATGTTCAGCGTTCTGCACATTAGAGAAGGTGGTATTGATCAGGTTTGCCGCGATGAGGGAAGAGAAGCTCAGGGAATACATATTGAGCAAGAGAAAATGATCTTTTGGATCCAGGATTTCCGCACATACTTTGAGCATTTCGTTGATCTGCTCTTCCAGCACCCACTTTTCTCCATCAGGACCGCGGCCATAGGCAGGAGGATCCAGGATGATTCCGTTGTATTTATTTCCCCTTCGTGCTTCTCTTTTGATGAATTTCATGGCATCATCTACTATCCATCGGATGTCTGCTTGACCGGAAGATTCCATATTGTGTCTGGACCAAGTCACCACCTGCTTCACAGAATCCAGGTGCGTGACATCCGCGCCGGCAGCCTTTGCAGCCACACTTGCAGCGCCCGTATAGGCAAAAAGATTGAGTACTTTAGGCTTAGTTCCCGGAAATCTTTTGATGGTTTTGTATAAGTAATCCCAGTTTACCGCTTGCTCAGGGAAGAGGCCAATATGCTTGAAGGAAGTTTGGGCTAGGTTGAGTTTTAGGTTCAACCCATCTTCATTCGCATATTCTATGGCCCAGTTGTGCGGCATTTTCTTGAGTTGCTCCCAGTTCCCCTTCTCAGGATTGCTTTTTTCCTTCGCAAAATGTGCATGGGCCATACTTTTCCAATCACTTTCAGGAAGTGTTTTGTCCCAGATAGCCTGAGGTTCAGGTCTGCTGAGAATGAAGTCTCCAAACCGCTCCAATTTCTCAAATCCACCGGTGTCAATGAGTTCATAATCTTTCCAAAGTCCTGGGCAAAGTGATAGTATGGATTCGTTCATGGGATGTGTTTTTCAGTCTGCAAAAATAGGGAATTAATCGGAGGAGGACAGAGCGTGATGCTACGAAGTGGGGCATTTGGATTTTTAAGTTGGGTAACTTTGACCTGTTTTGATTTGGCATGGCAATTCTCTTTACCAGTCTGCTGTGGCAGTGTCTTGCTGAAATTCCAAGCAGAGGAATGAAACCGTATTGATCACAAATTATCAGGTCTAGTTACTATAGATTT from Algoriphagus sp. NG3 encodes the following:
- a CDS encoding class I SAM-dependent methyltransferase: MNESILSLCPGLWKDYELIDTGGFEKLERFGDFILSRPEPQAIWDKTLPESDWKSMAHAHFAKEKSNPEKGNWEQLKKMPHNWAIEYANEDGLNLKLNLAQTSFKHIGLFPEQAVNWDYLYKTIKRFPGTKPKVLNLFAYTGAASVAAKAAGADVTHLDSVKQVVTWSRHNMESSGQADIRWIVDDAMKFIKREARRGNKYNGIILDPPAYGRGPDGEKWVLEEQINEMLKVCAEILDPKDHFLLLNMYSLSFSSLIAANLINTTFSNVQNAEHGELYLQDNQNKKLPLGIFFRFSSF
- a CDS encoding aspartate aminotransferase family protein, coding for MNNRQLFLQHLAQTTDFPLMIEVEKAEGIYLFGPNGEKYIDLISGIGVSNVGHRHPLVIEAIQEQLDKYLHLMVYGEFVQSPQSLLAKALTDTLPEKLDNVYLVNSGSEAIEGALKLAKRFTGKPKLISCVNAYHGSSHGSLSVGGNEIFKQAYRPLLPGISHINYGEISDLETIDHETAAVLIETVQGEAGIRVANRDYFVALRKRCDETGTLLILDEVQCGFGRTGKFWAFEHFGIVPDILVCAKGMGGGMPIGAFIANKDVMGVFKNNPILGHITTFGGHPVSSAASLATIQILQEEKLIEQVEEKAELFKTLLVHPAIKGIRNKGLLMAVEFESFDTLKPIIDRAIELGVITDWFLFCDDAMRIAPPLTISKAEIHEACDVILRAISEFTHLQ